One Pseudomonadota bacterium genomic window, CGTTCTTCTTGCTTTTTTATATCGGATCTTCTGATATAATACGGAACAATTGATGCGACATCCTCAATATCATTATTCAAAAACTTCTTAATTCCTAATAATGCAACAGTCGAAGCTTTAATAACATTAAATTCATCAGATATAAAGTGAACCAAACCACCAAGCTTTTCTTCTATAACTTCTCTGTAAAGTTTTGAGCCATCACCAATAAACAGGCAGGGTTCATTAATATCTTCTATTGCTTTTTCCGGAAGAATATTTTTCTCCTGTGTTTGTTTTTTAACCATTCCAGCTACAAATCTATAACGTGATGAATAAACTTCACCCTTTCGCGCATCTATCATAACACATATCAGATAAGGGGTTTCAGGTAATTGTTCTGCAAGCGCATCAAGGGTTGATATACCGGCCACAGGTTTTCCTGTTGCTTCGGCAAAACCCTTTACGGAACTTATTCCTATACGAAGGCCTGTAAAACTTCCCGGCCCTT contains:
- the tsaB gene encoding tRNA (adenosine(37)-N6)-threonylcarbamoyltransferase complex dimerization subunit type 1 TsaB, translating into MKILAVDTAAKSCSVAIVHNKNLLAELVSEVRETHSKHLMSMIKKIFETSGLNPHDLDGFSVTKGPGSFTGLRIGISSVKGFAEATGKPVAGISTLDALAEQLPETPYLICVMIDARKGEVYSSRYRFVAGMVKKQTQEKNILPEKAIEDINEPCLFIGDGSKLYREVIEEKLGGLVHFISDEFNVIKASTVALLGIKKFLNNDIEDVASIVPYYIRRSDIKKQEERS